The genomic interval ATCGGCGTACGCCTGGCTCAGCGCGAAGCCCGAGTGGAACACCTGCAGCCGCAGGTGGTCCTCCTCGTTCACCATCAGGCCCAGGGCCCCGGCCAGATACACCGCCGCGTGGCTGGCGCCGCTCCGCTCGGCCGTGGCGCTCGCCAGCTCCTTGCTGATCAGGTGGCGCTCGTGCAGCAGGACCCGGTCGCCCGGTTCGAGCTCGTCCACCAGGAAGCGCACTCCGCCGCGCGCCGCCGGCAGGCGCTGCCACACCCGGTCCACCTCGTCGAGCACCCGCCGCCGCTCGGCCTCCGAGTTGCGCACATTGAACGGGATGCCGTCCAGGTTGCGCGCCAGGCGCACCCGGGTCGAGAGCACGATGTTGGACATCGGCCCGCTCGCGTCCAGCCAGCCCAGCCCCCCGTCCGGGATCAGCTTCAGATCGATCATTCGAGGACCTTCAGGCGGTCCCGGAGCTCGGCCGCCAGCTCGAAGTTCTCCGCCTCGATGGCGCGCTTGAGCTGCTCGCGCAGCTCGCCCGCCGCGCGGGCCGGCCCGGGCGCGGTCGCGGCGGGCGCCACCTCCGCAGTGTACCGCTCGCCCACGTGCTGCGAGCTGCCGTGCAGCCGCCGCAGCAGGTCCCTGAGGTGCGGCTCGAACGTCGTGTAGCAGCGCGCGCAGCCCAGCCGCCCGGTCTGCCGGAAGTCCTGCAGCGTGGCGCCGCACGCCGGGCAGGCCAGGTCCGCCCCCGACTCCGCCGTCTGGGCCGAGCCCGGCTTGCCGAGCGACGCGAGGAAGTCCCCCAGCGGGAACTTGGCCACGCTGGCGCCGGTCTCCACGCCCTTGGCGGCCGCGCACTGCTCGCACAGGTGCATCGTGGTGACCGTGTTGTCCACGATCTGCGTGAGGTGGATGGCCGCCTCGCGCTCGCCGCAGTTGTCGCAGAGCATCAGGGCAGTGCCTCCACCTCGCGCACGGGCGCCAGGAGCCCGTCCTCGAGCAGCAGGACGCGGTCGGCGCGCTGCGCGAGCTGGCGGTTGTGGGTGACGATCACCACCGCCGTCTCCAGCTCGCGGGCGAGCCGGAACAGCAGCTCGGCCACCAGTGCGCCGTTGCCGTGGTCCAGGTTGCCGGTCGGCTCGTCGGCCAGCACCAGGCCGGGATCGTGCACCAGGGCGCGCGCCACGGCACAGCGCTGCTGCTCGCCGCCCGACAGGGTGGCCGGCCGGTGCGTCATCCGCCCGTCCAGCCCCACCGCCGCCAGCAGCTCGGCGGCGCGGGCGCGGGCCCGGGCCGGCTCCCAGCCGGCGATCCTGAGCGGCATCATCACGTTCTCCAGCGCGCTGAACTCCCGCAGCAGGTGATGGAACTGGAACACGAAGCCGAGCCGGCGGTTCCGCAGCGCGGCCAGGGCGTTCGGCTCCAGCGAGGCGTAGGCGGCGCCATCGAGCACGATCTCGCCCCCGGTCGGGACGTCCAGGCCCCCCACCAGGTGCAGCAGGGTGCTCTTCCCCGAGCCGCTGGCCCCCGCGATCGCCACGACCTCGCCGCGGCTCACCGCCAGGTCCACGCCGGCCAGCACCTCGAGCCAGCCGACGTCGCCCGACGGGAACCGCTTCCGGAGCGCGCGCACCTCGAGCAGCACGGTCATTCGTGGCGGATCGCTTCCACCGGCATGAGCCCGGCGGCCTGGCCGGCCGGGTAGACCGTCGCCAGCGCGGCGATCAGCAGGCTGGCCACCACCACCGTCACCACGTCGGAGACGGCCAGGTTCACCGGCAGGTGGTCGATGAAGTAGACGGTGGGGTCGAGCCGGATCAGCCGGTAGCGACCCACGGCCGCGGCGAGCAGCACGCCGCAGGCGGTGCCCACGGCGGTGCCGATCACCCCCACCACCACGCCCTGCGCCACGAAGATGCGACGGACCTGCGCGGCCGTCATCCCCATGGCCCTGAGGATGCCGATCTCCTTGGTGCGGTCGCTCACCGCCATCGTCAGGGTGCTCACGATGTTGAACGCCGCCACCAGCACGATCAGCAGCAGGATCACGGCCATCGCCAGCTTCTCGAGCTTGAGGGCCGAGAACAGCGAGGCGTTCTGGGTGGACCAGTCCATCGCGCGGTACGGGTAGCGGAGCCGGTCCTCGATCTGGCGCGCCACGGCGCCGGCCCGCCAGGGGTCGCGCACCCGGACCTCGATCCCCGTCACCGAGGTGTCGAGCCCCGCGAAGCGCTGCGCCACGGGCCGCGGCATCACGACGTAGGTATTGTCGTACTCGTACATCCCGGTGTCGAACGTGCCGGTCACCTCGAAGCGCCAGTAGCGGGGCACCAGGGTGCCCAGCGCCGCGTTGAACCTCGCGCCGGCCGGGGAGATCAGGGTGATCACGCGGCCGGGATACGCGTCGAACCGCGAGGCGAGCCGCTGGCCCAGCACCACGCCGCCGTCCACGCCGGCCAC from Gemmatimonadales bacterium carries:
- a CDS encoding ABC transporter ATP-binding protein — translated: MTVLLEVRALRKRFPSGDVGWLEVLAGVDLAVSRGEVVAIAGASGSGKSTLLHLVGGLDVPTGGEIVLDGAAYASLEPNALAALRNRRLGFVFQFHHLLREFSALENVMMPLRIAGWEPARARARAAELLAAVGLDGRMTHRPATLSGGEQQRCAVARALVHDPGLVLADEPTGNLDHGNGALVAELLFRLARELETAVVIVTHNRQLAQRADRVLLLEDGLLAPVREVEALP
- a CDS encoding ABC transporter permease → MSRVELWIAGRYLRSRRSSRFVSLITLIAIAGVTLGVTALIVVIGVMSGLQKDLREKILIANPHLRVLTYGEGLRLDDWRRVLGVVRQQPDVVAAAPFVLTQGLLSAGHDYAEGVAVIGVEQDTGRAAVTALARSFTSGDLRFRTTVAGVDGGVVLGQRLASRFDAYPGRVITLISPAGARFNAALGTLVPRYWRFEVTGTFDTGMYEYDNTYVVMPRPVAQRFAGLDTSVTGIEVRVRDPWRAGAVARQIEDRLRYPYRAMDWSTQNASLFSALKLEKLAMAVILLLIVLVAAFNIVSTLTMAVSDRTKEIGILRAMGMTAAQVRRIFVAQGVVVGVIGTAVGTACGVLLAAAVGRYRLIRLDPTVYFIDHLPVNLAVSDVVTVVVASLLIAALATVYPAGQAAGLMPVEAIRHE
- a CDS encoding UvrB/UvrC motif-containing protein, with product MLCDNCGEREAAIHLTQIVDNTVTTMHLCEQCAAAKGVETGASVAKFPLGDFLASLGKPGSAQTAESGADLACPACGATLQDFRQTGRLGCARCYTTFEPHLRDLLRRLHGSSQHVGERYTAEVAPAATAPGPARAAGELREQLKRAIEAENFELAAELRDRLKVLE